In one window of Gemmatimonadota bacterium DNA:
- a CDS encoding 2-isopropylmalate synthase, whose amino-acid sequence MAREVIIFDTTLRDGEQAPGNTMTPEEKLRLARQLDALGVDVMEAGFPAASEGDFRSVREIAQEIRRPVIAALARCHDKDIELAAEAIQGAARGRLHIFLSTSDLHLEHKLRMSREDALELARRSIRQARRHTDDVEFSAEDASRTDLDYLCRVVEMAIAEGATTINLPDTVGYAMPEEYAAMFRAVRERVPGADRVIFSAHCHDDLGLAVANSLAAVEAGVGQVECTINGIGERAGNAALEEIVMASRVRPQLARFTTRIKSEEIYRTSQLLSYLTGSFPQPNKAIVGRNAFAHEAGIHQHGVLQHGLTYEIIRPESVGIPRSTLVLGKHSGRHALERRYKELGYDLAEAKLAELYKEFTTLADRKREILDEDLLALLHESFHDAPEEYHLTHLRIVCGSGAADADVKMTGPWAGERAARARGDGPIAAAFAAISEILERPVEVSNLSLRSVTPGRDSVGQVFLQCRIGGKSLSGQGASTDIVEASARALVHALNKERHAERLEATAYNATQHWGV is encoded by the coding sequence ATGGCCAGGGAAGTGATCATCTTCGACACCACGCTCCGCGATGGCGAGCAGGCGCCCGGCAACACCATGACCCCGGAGGAGAAGCTCCGGCTTGCCCGGCAGCTCGACGCGCTCGGCGTGGACGTCATGGAGGCCGGCTTTCCGGCCGCGAGCGAGGGCGACTTCCGGAGCGTGCGCGAGATCGCGCAGGAGATCCGGCGCCCGGTGATCGCCGCGCTGGCCCGCTGCCACGACAAGGACATCGAGCTCGCCGCCGAGGCGATCCAGGGCGCGGCCCGGGGGCGGCTGCACATCTTCCTCTCGACCTCCGACCTGCACCTGGAGCACAAGCTCCGCATGAGCCGGGAGGACGCGCTGGAGCTGGCCCGGCGCTCGATCCGTCAGGCCCGGCGCCACACGGACGATGTGGAGTTCTCGGCCGAGGATGCCAGCCGGACCGACCTCGACTACCTGTGCCGCGTGGTGGAGATGGCCATCGCCGAGGGGGCGACCACCATCAACCTCCCCGACACCGTGGGCTACGCCATGCCGGAGGAGTACGCCGCGATGTTCCGCGCCGTGCGCGAGCGGGTGCCCGGCGCCGACCGGGTGATCTTCAGCGCGCACTGCCACGACGACCTCGGGTTGGCGGTGGCCAATTCGCTCGCGGCGGTCGAGGCCGGGGTGGGGCAGGTGGAGTGCACCATCAATGGCATCGGCGAGCGGGCCGGGAACGCGGCGCTGGAGGAGATCGTCATGGCCAGCCGGGTGCGGCCGCAGCTGGCCCGCTTCACCACCCGGATCAAGTCCGAGGAGATCTACCGCACCAGCCAGCTGCTGTCGTACCTCACCGGCAGCTTCCCCCAGCCCAACAAGGCCATCGTGGGCCGCAACGCCTTTGCGCACGAGGCGGGCATCCACCAGCACGGCGTGCTGCAGCACGGGCTCACCTACGAGATCATCCGGCCCGAGTCGGTCGGCATCCCGCGCTCCACCCTGGTGCTCGGCAAGCACTCCGGGCGGCATGCGCTGGAGCGGCGCTACAAGGAACTCGGCTACGACCTGGCGGAGGCGAAGCTGGCGGAGCTGTACAAGGAGTTCACCACCCTGGCCGACCGCAAGCGGGAGATCCTCGACGAGGACCTGCTGGCGTTGCTGCACGAGAGCTTCCACGACGCCCCCGAGGAGTACCACCTCACCCACCTGCGGATCGTCTGCGGGAGCGGCGCGGCCGACGCGGACGTCAAGATGACCGGCCCGTGGGCCGGCGAACGCGCCGCCCGGGCCCGGGGCGACGGCCCGATCGCCGCGGCCTTTGCCGCGATCAGCGAGATCCTGGAACGGCCGGTGGAGGTGAGCAACCTCTCGCTCCGCTCGGTGACGCCGGGCCGCGATTCGGTGGGGCAGGTGTTCCTGCAGTGCCGCATCGGGGGCAAGTCGCTCTCGGGGCAGGGGGCCTCGACCGACATCGTGGAGGCCAGCGCCCGGGCGCTGGTCCATGCGCTCAACAAGGAGCGCCACGCCGAGCGGCTGGAGGCCACCGCGTACAACGCCACCCAGCACTGGGGCGTATGA
- the ilvB gene encoding biosynthetic-type acetolactate synthase large subunit translates to MSEVLSGAQVLCRLLEEQRVEVLFGYPGGAIMPFYHALPETPGLRHILVRHEQAAAHAADGYARASGRPGVCVATSGPGATNLVTGIATAQMDSSPVVAITGQVPRGMIGRDAFQETDVVGITLPITKHSVVVDDITELAEKVREAFAVATEGRPGPVLIDIPKDVQNQKMEWAGSGPGRRGGAPADPPPGRRPPEGFAEAVRLLNEARRPLLMVGHGVVLAGAYAEVRALAEKTGIPVVTTLLGISAFPESHPLHLGMPGMHGEVHVNRAIQQADVILAIGLRFDDRVTGNTAGFAPQARIIHLDLDRTEIGKNIPVAVGLVGDARQLTARLVEQVAPRSCEEWRAEIRAMARARQEAFRGEMAPETILAGIREASGAGTTIVSDVGQHQMWVAKLFGYEERNSHITSGGLGTMGFAVPAAMGVHFARPDRPVWAISGDGGFQMNMQEMATMVQEGVPVKMAIFNNGYLGMVRQWQQFFHGRRYSATPIWSPDYVKLAEAYGIAGYRVERAGQVEEAVARAIREPGPALVEFLIEQEANVFPMIPPGGSLSEPIESAPAAAPAT, encoded by the coding sequence ATGAGCGAGGTCCTCTCCGGCGCCCAGGTCCTCTGCCGGCTGCTCGAGGAGCAGCGGGTGGAGGTGCTGTTCGGGTATCCCGGCGGCGCGATCATGCCCTTCTACCACGCGCTGCCGGAGACGCCGGGGCTGCGGCACATCCTGGTCCGGCACGAGCAGGCCGCGGCCCACGCCGCCGACGGGTACGCCCGGGCGTCGGGGCGGCCGGGGGTCTGCGTGGCCACCTCGGGCCCCGGGGCCACCAACCTGGTCACCGGCATCGCCACCGCGCAGATGGACAGCTCCCCCGTGGTGGCGATCACGGGCCAGGTGCCGCGCGGCATGATCGGGCGCGACGCCTTCCAGGAAACCGACGTGGTCGGCATCACCCTGCCGATCACCAAGCACTCGGTAGTGGTCGACGACATCACCGAGCTGGCCGAGAAGGTCCGGGAGGCCTTCGCCGTGGCAACGGAGGGTCGGCCGGGCCCGGTGCTGATCGACATCCCGAAGGACGTGCAGAACCAGAAGATGGAATGGGCGGGCAGCGGGCCGGGCCGCCGCGGCGGCGCCCCGGCGGATCCCCCGCCCGGGCGCCGGCCCCCCGAGGGCTTCGCCGAGGCGGTGCGGTTGCTCAACGAGGCCCGGCGGCCGCTGCTCATGGTGGGGCACGGGGTGGTCCTGGCCGGCGCCTACGCCGAGGTCCGGGCCCTGGCGGAGAAGACCGGAATCCCGGTCGTCACGACCTTGCTCGGCATCAGCGCCTTCCCGGAATCGCACCCGCTGCACCTGGGCATGCCGGGGATGCATGGCGAGGTCCACGTCAACCGCGCCATCCAGCAGGCCGACGTGATCCTCGCCATCGGGCTGCGGTTCGACGACCGGGTGACCGGCAACACCGCGGGCTTCGCGCCGCAGGCGCGGATCATCCACCTCGACCTCGACCGCACCGAGATCGGCAAGAACATCCCGGTGGCGGTGGGCCTGGTGGGCGACGCGCGCCAGCTGACGGCTCGCCTGGTGGAGCAGGTGGCGCCCCGGTCGTGCGAGGAATGGCGGGCCGAGATCCGGGCGATGGCCCGCGCCCGGCAGGAGGCCTTCCGGGGCGAGATGGCGCCGGAGACCATCCTCGCCGGCATCCGCGAGGCGAGCGGGGCGGGGACCACGATCGTGAGCGACGTGGGCCAGCACCAGATGTGGGTGGCCAAGCTGTTCGGCTACGAGGAACGCAACAGCCACATCACCTCGGGCGGGCTCGGCACGATGGGCTTCGCGGTGCCCGCGGCGATGGGGGTGCACTTCGCCCGCCCCGACCGGCCGGTCTGGGCCATCAGCGGCGACGGCGGCTTCCAGATGAACATGCAGGAGATGGCCACGATGGTGCAGGAGGGGGTGCCGGTGAAGATGGCCATCTTCAACAACGGCTACCTCGGGATGGTGCGGCAGTGGCAGCAGTTCTTCCATGGCCGCCGCTACTCCGCCACGCCGATCTGGAGCCCCGACTACGTGAAGCTGGCGGAGGCCTACGGCATCGCCGGCTACCGGGTGGAGCGGGCCGGGCAGGTGGAGGAGGCGGTGGCGCGCGCCATCCGCGAGCCGGGGCCCGCCCTGGTGGAGTTCCTGATCGAGCAGGAGGCCAACGTGTTCCCGATGATCCCGCCGGGCGGCTCGCTGTCCGAGCCCATCGAGTCGGCGCCCGCCGCCGCTCCGGCCACTTGA
- the ilvN gene encoding acetolactate synthase small subunit, with protein MPTWVVTVLMEDDLLALNRAVGIVRRRNLALGGVTWGPTGRTGTSRLVVVVTGEAAATERMANHFRKLTEVRGVTVHPEGECTAREHALARVRVAPVHLSALLDTVALYDARVVEESAHDLVVEATGAPPFMVSFLRALEPFGLVDLVRGSALSLPPRPAPEPAAAVPAGGAAAPRVPSAIPA; from the coding sequence GTGCCGACCTGGGTGGTGACGGTCCTGATGGAGGACGACCTGCTGGCCCTCAACCGGGCCGTGGGCATCGTCCGGCGCCGCAACCTGGCGCTGGGGGGCGTCACCTGGGGGCCGACGGGCCGGACCGGCACCAGTCGGCTGGTGGTCGTGGTGACTGGCGAGGCCGCCGCCACCGAGCGGATGGCCAACCACTTCCGGAAGCTCACCGAGGTGCGCGGCGTGACCGTGCACCCCGAGGGCGAATGCACCGCGCGGGAGCACGCGCTGGCCCGGGTGCGGGTGGCGCCGGTGCACCTCTCGGCGCTGCTCGACACGGTGGCGCTGTACGACGCGCGGGTGGTCGAGGAGAGCGCCCACGACCTGGTGGTCGAGGCCACCGGCGCCCCGCCCTTCATGGTGTCGTTCCTGCGGGCCCTCGAGCCCTTCGGCCTGGTCGACCTGGTCCGCGGGAGCGCGCTGTCGCTGCCGCCCCGGCCGGCTCCCGAGCCCGCGGCGGCGGTGCCCGCCGGCGGCGCCGCGGCGCCGCGCGTGCCCAGCGCGATCCCCGCCTGA
- the ilvC gene encoding ketol-acid reductoisomerase, with protein MTSQSDRSATSPRIYYDQDADLRRLAGRTIAIIGYGSQGHAHALNLRDSGATVVVGLRPGGGSWRKAEAAGLRVLPVAEAARAADVIMMLVPDQDGRTIYDESVGPNLTRGKTLMFAHGFNVHFQEILPPAEVDVSMIAPKSPGHLVRSEYEGGRGVPGLVAVHQDASGQALANALAYGAGIGCARAGIIETSFREETETDLFGEQAVLCGGVSALIKAGFETLTEAGYRPEMAYFECLHELKLIVDLINRGGLKFMRYSISDTAEFGDYTRGPRIITDATKAEMRKILAEVQSGQFAREWLAEHRGGGKNFARMRQADLTHPIEVVGAQLRAMMPWSEEGKAAQAAARPRSPAPAAV; from the coding sequence ATGACTTCCCAGAGCGACCGTTCCGCCACGAGCCCGCGGATCTACTACGACCAGGACGCGGACCTCCGGCGCCTCGCGGGCCGCACGATTGCGATCATCGGCTATGGCAGCCAGGGCCACGCGCACGCCCTCAACCTCCGCGACAGCGGCGCCACGGTGGTCGTGGGGCTGCGGCCCGGGGGCGGCTCCTGGCGCAAGGCGGAGGCCGCGGGCCTCCGGGTGCTGCCGGTGGCCGAGGCCGCCCGGGCCGCCGACGTGATCATGATGCTGGTGCCCGACCAGGATGGCCGGACGATCTATGACGAGTCGGTGGGTCCCAACCTGACCCGGGGCAAGACGCTGATGTTCGCCCACGGCTTCAACGTGCACTTCCAGGAGATCCTGCCCCCGGCCGAAGTGGACGTGAGCATGATCGCGCCGAAATCGCCGGGCCACCTGGTGCGGAGCGAGTACGAGGGCGGCCGCGGCGTGCCGGGGCTGGTGGCGGTGCACCAGGACGCGAGCGGGCAGGCGCTGGCCAACGCGCTGGCCTACGGCGCCGGCATCGGCTGTGCCCGGGCCGGCATCATCGAGACCAGCTTCCGCGAGGAGACCGAGACCGACCTCTTCGGCGAGCAGGCGGTGCTCTGCGGCGGCGTGTCGGCCCTGATCAAGGCGGGCTTCGAGACCCTCACCGAGGCGGGGTACCGCCCCGAGATGGCGTACTTCGAGTGCCTGCACGAGCTCAAGCTGATCGTCGACCTGATCAACCGGGGCGGCCTCAAGTTCATGCGCTACTCGATCAGCGACACCGCCGAGTTCGGCGACTACACCCGCGGGCCGCGGATCATCACCGACGCCACCAAGGCGGAGATGCGGAAGATCCTCGCCGAGGTGCAGAGCGGGCAGTTCGCGCGGGAGTGGCTGGCCGAGCACCGCGGGGGCGGGAAGAACTTCGCCCGGATGCGCCAGGCCGACCTGACGCACCCGATCGAGGTGGTGGGGGCGCAGCTCCGGGCCATGATGCCGTGGTCCGAGGAGGGGAAGGCGGCGCAGGCCGCCGCGCGGCCCCGCAGCCCGGCCCCCGCGGCCGTCTGA
- the leuC gene encoding 3-isopropylmalate dehydratase large subunit, translating to MSGRTLFDKVWEAHVVQPLGDGGPALLYVDLHLIHEVTTPQAFEGLRLAGRRVRRPDLTLATVDHNVPTGDRSLPIADAVARRQVDLLLQNARDYGIELHDLASPGQGIVHVIGPELGATQPGMTIVCGDSHTSTHGAFGALAFGIGTSEVEHVLATQTVLFQKPRTLEAHFTGVPAPGVGAKDLVLALIGRIGTAGATGHVIEYTGPAIRALSMEGRMTVCNMSIEAGARAGMIAPDETTFAYLMGRPKVPAGRAWTAAVDRWSLLVSDPGARYDRRVVIDVSALAPQVTWGTSPGMVTGIDGTVPDPDACASAADREALSRALAYMGLTPGQALEGTPVDRVFIGSCTNARIDDLREAARVVRGRRVAAGVRAMVVPGSMAVKAQAEREGLEQVFLTAGFEWRNAGCSMCLGMNPDILAPGERCASTSNRNFEGRQGKGGRTHLVSPAMAAAAAVTGHLTDVRRLAFADEAMLVG from the coding sequence ATGTCCGGTCGCACCCTCTTCGACAAGGTCTGGGAGGCCCACGTCGTCCAGCCACTGGGCGACGGGGGCCCGGCGCTGCTGTACGTGGACCTGCACCTCATCCACGAGGTCACCACCCCGCAGGCCTTCGAGGGGCTGCGGCTGGCGGGCCGCCGGGTGCGGCGGCCCGACCTCACCCTCGCCACCGTGGACCACAACGTCCCCACCGGCGACCGGAGCCTCCCGATCGCCGATGCGGTCGCGCGCCGCCAGGTCGACCTCCTGCTGCAGAACGCGCGGGACTACGGCATCGAGCTCCACGACCTCGCGTCGCCGGGCCAGGGCATCGTGCACGTGATCGGCCCGGAACTCGGCGCCACCCAGCCGGGGATGACCATCGTCTGCGGCGACTCGCATACCTCCACCCACGGCGCCTTCGGCGCGCTGGCCTTCGGCATCGGCACGAGCGAGGTGGAGCACGTGCTCGCCACCCAGACCGTGCTCTTCCAGAAGCCGCGCACGCTGGAGGCGCACTTCACCGGGGTGCCGGCGCCGGGGGTCGGGGCCAAGGACCTGGTGCTGGCGCTCATCGGGCGGATCGGCACCGCCGGGGCCACGGGCCACGTGATCGAGTACACCGGGCCGGCCATCCGGGCGCTCTCCATGGAAGGGCGCATGACGGTGTGCAACATGTCGATCGAAGCCGGGGCGCGGGCCGGCATGATCGCCCCGGACGAGACCACCTTTGCCTACCTGATGGGACGGCCCAAGGTCCCCGCGGGCCGGGCCTGGACCGCCGCCGTGGATCGCTGGAGCCTGCTGGTGAGCGACCCGGGCGCCCGCTACGACCGCCGGGTGGTGATCGACGTGAGTGCGCTGGCGCCGCAGGTCACCTGGGGCACCAGCCCGGGGATGGTAACCGGCATCGACGGCACGGTGCCCGACCCGGACGCCTGCGCCAGCGCCGCCGACCGGGAGGCGCTGTCCCGGGCGCTGGCCTACATGGGGCTCACGCCGGGGCAGGCGCTCGAGGGGACGCCGGTGGACCGGGTGTTCATCGGCAGCTGCACCAACGCGCGCATCGACGACCTCCGCGAGGCCGCGCGGGTGGTGCGCGGGCGCCGCGTGGCGGCGGGGGTGCGGGCGATGGTGGTCCCCGGCTCCATGGCGGTGAAGGCCCAGGCGGAGCGGGAGGGCCTGGAGCAGGTCTTCCTGACCGCCGGCTTCGAGTGGCGCAACGCCGGCTGCTCGATGTGCCTGGGCATGAACCCGGACATCCTCGCGCCCGGGGAGCGCTGCGCCTCGACCTCCAACCGGAACTTCGAGGGGCGGCAGGGCAAGGGTGGCCGCACCCACCTGGTGAGCCCCGCGATGGCCGCCGCCGCCGCGGTCACCGGACACCTCACCGACGTCCGCCGCCTGGCGTTCGCCGATGAAGCGATGCTGGTGGGCTGA
- the leuD gene encoding 3-isopropylmalate dehydratase small subunit, with amino-acid sequence MTPFTVHTGVTAALPRVNVDTDQIIPKQFLKRVERTGFGPALFHDWRYRADGSPDPAFELNLPRAAGATVLIAGPNFGCGSSREHAPWALGEYGFRAILSESFADIFYANCCQNGILPVRLAPEEMAELFRRHGAATGAYTVTVDLERNEVRDPAGFHAGFTMDAYRRDSLLTGLDEIGRTLLLEPAIAAFERRRASLLARFGA; translated from the coding sequence ATGACCCCGTTCACCGTCCATACCGGTGTCACCGCGGCGCTGCCGCGGGTGAACGTCGACACCGACCAGATCATCCCCAAGCAGTTCCTGAAGCGGGTGGAGCGGACCGGTTTCGGGCCGGCGCTGTTCCACGACTGGCGCTACCGCGCCGATGGCAGCCCCGATCCCGCTTTCGAGCTCAACCTGCCGCGGGCGGCGGGGGCCACCGTCCTGATCGCGGGGCCCAACTTCGGCTGCGGTTCCTCCCGCGAGCACGCCCCCTGGGCCCTCGGGGAGTACGGCTTCCGCGCCATCCTCAGCGAGTCGTTCGCGGACATCTTCTACGCCAACTGCTGCCAGAACGGGATCCTGCCGGTGCGCCTGGCCCCGGAGGAGATGGCGGAGCTGTTCCGGCGTCACGGCGCCGCGACCGGGGCCTACACGGTCACCGTGGACCTGGAGCGGAACGAGGTGCGGGACCCGGCGGGCTTCCACGCGGGGTTCACCATGGATGCGTACCGGCGGGACTCGCTGCTGACCGGGCTCGACGAGATCGGGCGGACGCTGCTGCTCGAACCGGCGATCGCGGCATTCGAGCGACGCCGGGCCTCCCTGCTCGCGCGGTTCGGCGCATGA
- the leuB gene encoding 3-isopropylmalate dehydrogenase yields MSTHAIAILPGDGIGPEVVAAGLAVLHAAADRFGLTIRATEYPMGAAAVAAHGDPFPAVTRDGIRHAEAVLLGAVGDPSLDAAPRHLKPETGLLALRAALGVYANLRPVAAHPALAHASPLRPERLAGTDLLIVRELTGGLYYGEPRGNDGQVAVNTLRYTRPEIERVARIAFEAARGRRKRLLSVDKANVLETSQLWRAVVTGMAAAYPDVAVEHIYVDYAAMRLVTDPSSLDVVLTENMFGDILSDEAAVLAGSLGLLPSASLGAGAGLYEPIHGSAPPLAGKDVANPIGTIGSVAMLLRYSLGHPAAADAIDEAVAHALGTGARTRDIARDGDAVIGTREMAARIVGRIRQRTPAGSAGTA; encoded by the coding sequence ATGAGCACGCACGCGATCGCCATCCTGCCGGGCGACGGCATCGGCCCCGAGGTGGTGGCGGCGGGCCTCGCGGTGCTGCACGCCGCCGCCGACCGCTTCGGCCTCACGATCCGCGCCACCGAGTACCCGATGGGTGCGGCGGCGGTGGCCGCCCACGGGGATCCCTTTCCGGCGGTCACCCGCGACGGCATCCGGCATGCCGAGGCGGTGTTGCTCGGCGCGGTGGGCGACCCCTCGCTCGACGCGGCGCCCCGGCACCTCAAGCCCGAAACCGGGCTCCTGGCGCTGCGCGCCGCGCTCGGGGTCTATGCCAACCTGCGGCCGGTCGCGGCGCACCCCGCGCTCGCCCACGCCTCGCCGCTGCGGCCCGAGCGCCTCGCGGGCACCGACCTGCTGATCGTCCGGGAACTGACCGGTGGACTGTACTACGGCGAGCCCCGCGGCAACGACGGCCAGGTGGCGGTCAACACCCTGCGCTACACCCGGCCGGAGATCGAGCGGGTGGCGCGGATCGCCTTCGAGGCAGCCCGCGGCCGGCGGAAGCGGCTGCTCTCGGTGGACAAGGCGAACGTGCTGGAGACGTCGCAGCTGTGGCGGGCGGTGGTGACCGGCATGGCCGCCGCGTATCCGGACGTGGCGGTGGAGCACATCTACGTGGATTACGCCGCCATGCGGCTGGTCACCGACCCGTCGAGCCTCGACGTGGTGCTCACCGAGAACATGTTCGGCGACATCCTGAGCGATGAGGCGGCGGTCCTGGCCGGGTCGCTCGGCCTGCTGCCCTCCGCCTCACTCGGCGCCGGCGCTGGCCTCTACGAGCCGATCCACGGGTCGGCGCCCCCGCTCGCGGGGAAGGACGTCGCCAACCCGATCGGGACCATCGGCAGCGTCGCGATGCTGCTCCGCTACAGCCTCGGGCATCCCGCCGCCGCCGACGCGATCGACGAGGCGGTGGCCCATGCGCTCGGGACGGGTGCGCGCACCCGCGACATCGCCCGCGACGGGGATGCGGTCATCGGGACCCGGGAGATGGCGGCGCGGATCGTTGGTCGGATCCGGCAGCGGACCCCGGCGGGATCGGCAGGCACAGCGTGA